A genome region from Brassica oleracea var. oleracea cultivar TO1000 chromosome C2, BOL, whole genome shotgun sequence includes the following:
- the LOC106326884 gene encoding indole-3-acetaldehyde oxidase-like isoform X1, translating to MGEKKVIEEKEEAMKSKTSLVFAVNGERFELDLSSIDPSTTLVDFLRNKTLFKSVKLGCGEGGCGACVVLLSKYDPLLEKVDDFTVSSCLTLLCSIDGCSITTSEGLGNSRAGFHAVHERIAGFHATQCGFCTPGMSVSMFSALLNADKTHPPRAGVSNLTAAEAEKAVSGNLCRCTGYRPLVDACKSFSADVDIEDLGFNTFCKKGLPCYDHASQVCTFPEFLKKELKSLDDDPRKYRWSSPVSISELQSLLGLENGVSVKLVAGNTSTGYYKEEKDKKYDRFVDIRRIPELTAVRRDEKGVELGAAISISKVIEVLREKESVLIFAKIAAHMEKIASRFVRNTGTIGGNIIMAQRKHFPSDLTTILVAARATVKIMSSGSGVQEQYTLEEFLHRPPLEAKSVLLSLTIPFWRPVKNSSTHRADPEHSQMKHSRMDTHLLFETYRAAPRPLGNALAFLNAAFSAEVSLNEAGDGVVVNDCLLAFGAYGTKHAIRAKKVEDFLAGKVISDEVLLEAISLLKDEIVPDKGTSNPGYRSSLAVTFLFEFFGSLTTNSWLNGGCKEPLKPVAMLSSAQQIVENQEYSPVGKGIEKTGAKLQASGEAVYVDDIPSPENCLYGEFIYSTMPLARIKSIGFKENRVPEGVLGIITYKDIPKSGKNVGAKGFFASDLLFAEEVTHCAGQIIAFLVAESQKIADIATKLVVIDYDTEGLEEPILSVEDAVKKSSLFEIPPFLRGKPVGDINKGMSEAEHKILGSKISFGSQYFFYMETQTALAVPDEDNCMLVYSSTQAPEFVQRTIAGCLGVPEHNVRVITRRVGGGFGGKVMKATQVAAACALGASIMQCPVRTYVNRKTDMITTGGRHPMKITYSVGFKSNGKITALDLEILLDAGLSEDLSPFMPSGIQGAIMKYDWGALSFDVKVCKTNTVSRTSVRAPGDVQGSYIAEAIIEKVASYLSIDVDVIRKVNLHTYESLRLFHSNKAGEPTEYTLPLLWDKLAEFSGFNQRVKVVEEFNALNRWRKRGISRVPAVYGVSMRFTPGRVSVLRDGSIVVEVPGIEIGQGLWTKVKQMVAFSLGLIQCGTTSDELLDKIRVIQADTLSLVQGSITGGSTTSVASSEAARICCDGLVERLLPVHAALVEKTGGPVTWDSLISQAYQQSINMSVSNVYTPDISTGYYLNYGVAASEVEVNILTGETTILRTDIIYDCGKSLNPAVDLGQIEGAFVQGLGFFMLEEYLMNSDGLIVTDSTWTYKIPTVDTIPRQFNVEILNSGHHKNRVLSSKASGEPPLLLAASVHCAVRAAVKEAKKQIQTWSNNNGQGIDLSFDLPVPATMPVVKDFCGLDVVEKYLEWNIHQKKNF from the exons ATGGGTGAGAAGAAAGTGATAGAGGAGAAAGAAGAAGCGATGAAGAGCAAGACCTCTCTTGTTTTCGCCGTTAATGGAGAAAGATTCGAGCTCGACCTCTCTTCCATTGATCCTTCAACCACACTCGTAGATTTCTTACGAAACAAAACTCTTTTCAAGAGCGTCAAGCTCGGCTGTGGCGAAG GTGGTTGCGGCGCTTGCGTTGTTCTTCTTTCAAAGTACGATCCCCTCCTAGAAAAAGTCGATGACTTCACAGTCAGCTCGTGTCTCACGCTCCTCTGCAGCATAGACGGCTGTTCCATCACAACCTCAGAAGGCCTCGGCAACAGCAGAGCCGGGTTCCACGCGGTCCATGAGCGTATCGCCGGTTTTCACGCCACGCAATGCGGTTTCTGCACGCCCGGTATGAGCGTCTCCATGTTCTCCGCTCTCTTGAACGCCGACAAGACCCATCCTCCTCGCGCCGGCGTCTCAAACCTCACGGCTGCTGAAGCAGAGAAGGCTGTCTCGGGGAACCTATGCAGATGCACTGGATACAGACCGCTAGTGGACGCTTGCAAGAGTTTCTCAGCTGATGTGGATATCGAAGATCTTGGATTCAATACCTTTTGCAAGAAGGGGTTGCCTTGTTATGACCATGCCTCTCAGGTCTGTACGTTTCCTGAGTTCTTGAAGAAGGAACTCAAGAGTCTTGATGATGATCCAAGAAAGTACAGATGGTCAAGCCCTGTTAGTATCTCTGAGCTTCAGAGTTTATTAGGGCTTGAAAATGGAGTGTCTGTTAAGTTAGTTGCTGGTAACACAAGCACCGGTTATTACAAAGAAGAGAAAGACAAGAAGTATGACAGGTTTGTCGATATAAGACGGATCCCTGAGCTCACTGCTGTAAGAAGAGACGAGAAAGGAGTTGAGCTAGGAGCTGCTATCAGTATCTCAAAAGTTATAGAGGTTCTAAGAGAGAAAGAAAGTGTTCTCATCTTCGCGAAAATCGCTGCTCACATGGAGAAGATTGCAAGCAGATTCGTGAGGAACACGGGAACGATAGGTGGAAACATCATCATGGCGCAGAGGAAACACTTCCCTTCAGATCTCACAACCATCCTGGTCGCCGCTCGAGCCACCGTGAAGATCATGAGTTCCGGCTCAGGTGTTCAAGAACAGTACACACTTGAAGAGTTTCTTCACCGTCCTCCTCTTGAAGCCAAATCTGTTCTCTTAAGCCTTACGATACCTTTTTGGCGCCCCGTGAAGAACAGTTCCACTCACAGAGCCGATCCTGAGCATAGCCAGATGAAACATTCGCGTATGGATACTCATTTGCTATTTGAAACATACAGAGCAGCGCCACGCCCTCTAGGAAACGCATTGGCGTTTCTGAATGCAGCTTTCTCAGCTGAAGTGTCTTTGAATGAAGCAGGTGATGGTGTTGTAGTGAATGATTGTTTGTTAGCTTTTGGTGCTTATGGGACCAAACACGCCATTAGGGCGAAGAAAGTCGAAGACTTCCTTGCGGGTAAAGTTATCTCTGATGAAGTATTGCTGGAAGCTATTAGCTTACTTAAAGATGAGATAGTACCTGATAAGGGTACTTCAAACCCTGGTTATAGATCAAGCTTGGCTGTTACATTCCTCTTTGAGTTCTTTGGATCTTTAACTACAAACAGTTGGCTCAACGGAGGATGCAAAGAGCCTTTGAAACCTGTAGCTATGTTGTCATCTGCACAACAGATAGTTGAGAATCAAGAATATAGTCCGGTCGGTAAAGGCATTGAAAAGACTGGAGCTAAGCTCCAAGCATCTG GTGAGGCTGTTTATGTAGACGACATTCCTTCACCTGAAAACTGTCTGTACGGTGAATTTATATACAGTACAATGCCTCTGGCGAGGATCAAGAGTATAGGGTTCAAGGAGAACAGAGTTCCAGAGGGAGTTCTTGGCATTATAACTTACAAAGATATACCCAAAAGTGGGAAAAATGTTGGTGCTAAAGGCTTCTTTGCCTCGGATCTTTTGTTTGCTGAAGAAGTCACCCATTGTGCCGGTCAGATTATCGCCTTTTTG GTTGCAGAGAGTCAAAAGATTGCAGATATTGCAACAAAGCTTGTTGTGATTGATTACGACACTGAGGGTTTAGAAGAGCCTATACTGTCTGTAGAAGACGCTGTAAAGAAGTCTAGTCTTTTCGAGATACCTCCGTTTCTGCGTGGTAAACCAGTTGGTGATATCAACAAGGGAATGTCTGAAGCTGAACATAAGATTCTTGGATCAAAG ATAAGTTTTGGGTCACAGTACTTCTTCTATATGGAGACACAAACGGCTCTTGCAGTGCCTGATGAAGACAACTGTATGCTGGTTTATAGCTCCACTCAAGCTCCTGAGTTTGTACAAAGAACCATAGCTGGGTGTCTTGGAGTTCCTGAGCATAATGTCCGTGTGATCACTCGACGTGTAGGAGGTGGCTTTGGTGGGAAAGTCATGAAAGCAACGCAG GTTGCTGCAGCTTGTGCACTTGGAGCATCCATAATGCAATGTCCAGTGAGGACATACGTGAACAGGAAAACCGATATGATAACTACTGGAGGAAGACATCCAATGAAGATTACATACAGTGTTGGATTCAAATCAAATGGGAAGATCACTGCTTTGGACTTAGAGATTCTACTCGATGCAGGGCTAAGCGAAGATTTAAGCCCATTTATGCCATCAGGGATCCAAGGAGCAATTATGAAGTATGATTGGGGTGCTCTCTCTTTTGATGTGAAAGTATGCAAAACAAACACTGTGAGCAGAACTTCAGTTAGAGCTCCTGGAGATGTACAAGGATCTTATATAGCTGAAGCCATCATTGAGAAAGTAGCTTCATATCTTTCCATTGATGTTGATGTGATCAGGAAGGTTAATCTCCATACATACGAGAGCTTAAGGCTGTTTCATAGTAACAAAGCTGGTGAACCCACAGAGTATACTCTACCACTTCTTTGGGACAAACTAGCTGAGTTCTCAGGGTTTAACCAGAGGGTAAAGGTGGTTGAGGAGTTCAATGCGTTGAACAGATGGAGAAAGAGAGGGATCTCGCGTGTGCCTGCGGTTTATGGAGTGTCTATGAGGTTCACACCAGGAAGAGTAAGCGTGTTGAGGGATGGGTCAATAGTTGTTGAGGTTCCAGGGATTGAGATAGGACAAGGGCTATGGACAAAGGTGAAACAGATGGTTGCATTTTCACTTGGACTGATCCAGTGCGGTACTACAAGCGATGAGCTTCTAGACAAGATCCGTGTCATCCAAGCAGACACGTTGAGTTTAGTACAAGGCTCGATAACTGGTGGTAGCACAACCTCTGTGGCTAGCAGTGAAGCGGCGAGGATTTGCTGTGATGGCTTAGTGGAAAGGCTTTTACCTGTACATGCTGCTTTGGTGGAGAAAACAGGAGGACCTGTGACTTGGGATAGCCTCATCAGTCAG GCTTATCAACAATCTATAAACATGTCGGTTAGTAACGTATACACGCCGGATATCTCCACTGGATACTACCTTAACTATGGAGTTGCAGCAAGCGAG GTTGAAGTAAACATATTGACTGGTGAAACAACGATTCTGCGCACGGATATTATCTATGATTGCGGGAAAAGTCTCAATCCTGCTGTGGATTTAGGACAG ATTGAAGGAGCATTTGTTCAAGGACTTGGGTTCTTCATGCTCGAAGAGTACCTAATGAACTCAGACGGTCTCATAGTGACAGACAGTACATGGACTTACAAGATACCAACGGTCGACACAATCCCAAGACAGTTTAATGTTGAGATTCTCAACAGTGGACACCACAAGAACCGCGTTCTTTCATCCAAAG CTTCGGGTGAACCACCGTTGCTTTTAGCGGCTTCTGTTCACTGTGCGGTCCGAGCAGCTGTTAAAGAAGCCAAGAAGCAGATTCAGACCTGGAGTAATAATAACGGACAAGGGATTGATCTGAGCTTTGACTTGCCTGTTCCAGCAACAATGCCTGTTGTGAAGGACTTTTGTGGACTTGATGTTGTTGAGAAATACTTGGAATGGAACATTCACCAGAAGAAGAACTTTTGA
- the LOC106326884 gene encoding indole-3-acetaldehyde oxidase-like isoform X2, protein MKSETSLVFAVNGERFEIDLSSIDPSTTLIDFLRNKTPFKSVKLGCGEGGCGACVVLLSKYDPLLEKVDDFTVSSCLTLLCSIDGCSITTSEGLGNSRAGFHAVHERIAGFHATQCGFCTPGMSVSMFSALLNADKTHPPRAGVSNLTAAEAEKAVSGNLCRCTGYRPLVDACKSFSADVDIEDLGFNTFCKKGLPCYDHASQVCTFPEFLKKELKSLDDDPRKYRWSSPVSISELQSLLGLENGVSVKLVAGNTSTGYYKEEKDKKYDRFVDIRRIPELTAVRRDEKGVELGAAISISKVIEVLREKESVLIFAKIAAHMEKIASRFVRNTGTIGGNIIMAQRKHFPSDLTTILVAARATVKIMSSGSGVQEQYTLEEFLHRPPLEAKSVLLSLTIPFWRPVKNSSTHRADPEHSQMKHSRMDTHLLFETYRAAPRPLGNALAFLNAAFSAEVSLNEAGDGVVVNDCLLAFGAYGTKHAIRAKKVEDFLAGKVISDEVLLEAISLLKDEIVPDKGTSNPGYRSSLAVTFLFEFFGSLTTNSWLNGGCKEPLKPVAMLSSAQQIVENQEYSPVGKGIEKTGAKLQASGEAVYVDDIPSPENCLYGEFIYSTMPLARIKSIGFKENRVPEGVLGIITYKDIPKSGKNVGAKGFFASDLLFAEEVTHCAGQIIAFLVAESQKIADIATKLVVIDYDTEGLEEPILSVEDAVKKSSLFEIPPFLRGKPVGDINKGMSEAEHKILGSKISFGSQYFFYMETQTALAVPDEDNCMLVYSSTQAPEFVQRTIAGCLGVPEHNVRVITRRVGGGFGGKVMKATQVAAACALGASIMQCPVRTYVNRKTDMITTGGRHPMKITYSVGFKSNGKITALDLEILLDAGLSEDLSPFMPSGIQGAIMKYDWGALSFDVKVCKTNTVSRTSVRAPGDVQGSYIAEAIIEKVASYLSIDVDVIRKVNLHTYESLRLFHSNKAGEPTEYTLPLLWDKLAEFSGFNQRVKVVEEFNALNRWRKRGISRVPAVYGVSMRFTPGRVSVLRDGSIVVEVPGIEIGQGLWTKVKQMVAFSLGLIQCGTTSDELLDKIRVIQADTLSLVQGSITGGSTTSVASSEAARICCDGLVERLLPVHAALVEKTGGPVTWDSLISQAYQQSINMSVSNVYTPDISTGYYLNYGVAASEVEVNILTGETTILRTDIIYDCGKSLNPAVDLGQIEGAFVQGLGFFMLEEYLMNSDGLIVTDSTWTYKIPTVDTIPRQFNVEILNSGHHKNRVLSSKASGEPPLLLAASVHCAVRAAVKEAKKQIQTWSNNNGQGIDLSFDLPVPATMPVVKDFCGLDVVEKYLEWNIHQKKNF, encoded by the exons ATGAAGAGCGAGACCTCTCTTGTTTTCGCCGTTAATGGAGAAAGATTTGAGATCGACCTCTCTTCCATTGACCCTTCTACCACGCTTATTGATTTCTTGCGTAACAAAACTCCTTTCAAGAGCGTCAAGCTCGGCTGTGGCGAAG GTGGTTGCGGCGCTTGCGTTGTTCTTCTTTCAAAGTACGATCCCCTCCTAGAAAAAGTCGATGACTTCACAGTCAGCTCGTGTCTCACGCTCCTCTGCAGCATAGACGGCTGTTCCATCACAACCTCAGAAGGCCTCGGCAACAGCAGAGCCGGGTTCCACGCGGTCCATGAGCGTATCGCCGGTTTTCACGCCACGCAATGCGGTTTCTGCACGCCCGGTATGAGCGTCTCCATGTTCTCCGCTCTCTTGAACGCCGACAAGACCCATCCTCCTCGCGCCGGCGTCTCAAACCTCACGGCTGCTGAAGCAGAGAAGGCTGTCTCGGGGAACCTATGCAGATGCACTGGATACAGACCGCTAGTGGACGCTTGCAAGAGTTTCTCAGCTGATGTGGATATCGAAGATCTTGGATTCAATACCTTTTGCAAGAAGGGGTTGCCTTGTTATGACCATGCCTCTCAGGTCTGTACGTTTCCTGAGTTCTTGAAGAAGGAACTCAAGAGTCTTGATGATGATCCAAGAAAGTACAGATGGTCAAGCCCTGTTAGTATCTCTGAGCTTCAGAGTTTATTAGGGCTTGAAAATGGAGTGTCTGTTAAGTTAGTTGCTGGTAACACAAGCACCGGTTATTACAAAGAAGAGAAAGACAAGAAGTATGACAGGTTTGTCGATATAAGACGGATCCCTGAGCTCACTGCTGTAAGAAGAGACGAGAAAGGAGTTGAGCTAGGAGCTGCTATCAGTATCTCAAAAGTTATAGAGGTTCTAAGAGAGAAAGAAAGTGTTCTCATCTTCGCGAAAATCGCTGCTCACATGGAGAAGATTGCAAGCAGATTCGTGAGGAACACGGGAACGATAGGTGGAAACATCATCATGGCGCAGAGGAAACACTTCCCTTCAGATCTCACAACCATCCTGGTCGCCGCTCGAGCCACCGTGAAGATCATGAGTTCCGGCTCAGGTGTTCAAGAACAGTACACACTTGAAGAGTTTCTTCACCGTCCTCCTCTTGAAGCCAAATCTGTTCTCTTAAGCCTTACGATACCTTTTTGGCGCCCCGTGAAGAACAGTTCCACTCACAGAGCCGATCCTGAGCATAGCCAGATGAAACATTCGCGTATGGATACTCATTTGCTATTTGAAACATACAGAGCAGCGCCACGCCCTCTAGGAAACGCATTGGCGTTTCTGAATGCAGCTTTCTCAGCTGAAGTGTCTTTGAATGAAGCAGGTGATGGTGTTGTAGTGAATGATTGTTTGTTAGCTTTTGGTGCTTATGGGACCAAACACGCCATTAGGGCGAAGAAAGTCGAAGACTTCCTTGCGGGTAAAGTTATCTCTGATGAAGTATTGCTGGAAGCTATTAGCTTACTTAAAGATGAGATAGTACCTGATAAGGGTACTTCAAACCCTGGTTATAGATCAAGCTTGGCTGTTACATTCCTCTTTGAGTTCTTTGGATCTTTAACTACAAACAGTTGGCTCAACGGAGGATGCAAAGAGCCTTTGAAACCTGTAGCTATGTTGTCATCTGCACAACAGATAGTTGAGAATCAAGAATATAGTCCGGTCGGTAAAGGCATTGAAAAGACTGGAGCTAAGCTCCAAGCATCTG GTGAGGCTGTTTATGTAGACGACATTCCTTCACCTGAAAACTGTCTGTACGGTGAATTTATATACAGTACAATGCCTCTGGCGAGGATCAAGAGTATAGGGTTCAAGGAGAACAGAGTTCCAGAGGGAGTTCTTGGCATTATAACTTACAAAGATATACCCAAAAGTGGGAAAAATGTTGGTGCTAAAGGCTTCTTTGCCTCGGATCTTTTGTTTGCTGAAGAAGTCACCCATTGTGCCGGTCAGATTATCGCCTTTTTG GTTGCAGAGAGTCAAAAGATTGCAGATATTGCAACAAAGCTTGTTGTGATTGATTACGACACTGAGGGTTTAGAAGAGCCTATACTGTCTGTAGAAGACGCTGTAAAGAAGTCTAGTCTTTTCGAGATACCTCCGTTTCTGCGTGGTAAACCAGTTGGTGATATCAACAAGGGAATGTCTGAAGCTGAACATAAGATTCTTGGATCAAAG ATAAGTTTTGGGTCACAGTACTTCTTCTATATGGAGACACAAACGGCTCTTGCAGTGCCTGATGAAGACAACTGTATGCTGGTTTATAGCTCCACTCAAGCTCCTGAGTTTGTACAAAGAACCATAGCTGGGTGTCTTGGAGTTCCTGAGCATAATGTCCGTGTGATCACTCGACGTGTAGGAGGTGGCTTTGGTGGGAAAGTCATGAAAGCAACGCAG GTTGCTGCAGCTTGTGCACTTGGAGCATCCATAATGCAATGTCCAGTGAGGACATACGTGAACAGGAAAACCGATATGATAACTACTGGAGGAAGACATCCAATGAAGATTACATACAGTGTTGGATTCAAATCAAATGGGAAGATCACTGCTTTGGACTTAGAGATTCTACTCGATGCAGGGCTAAGCGAAGATTTAAGCCCATTTATGCCATCAGGGATCCAAGGAGCAATTATGAAGTATGATTGGGGTGCTCTCTCTTTTGATGTGAAAGTATGCAAAACAAACACTGTGAGCAGAACTTCAGTTAGAGCTCCTGGAGATGTACAAGGATCTTATATAGCTGAAGCCATCATTGAGAAAGTAGCTTCATATCTTTCCATTGATGTTGATGTGATCAGGAAGGTTAATCTCCATACATACGAGAGCTTAAGGCTGTTTCATAGTAACAAAGCTGGTGAACCCACAGAGTATACTCTACCACTTCTTTGGGACAAACTAGCTGAGTTCTCAGGGTTTAACCAGAGGGTAAAGGTGGTTGAGGAGTTCAATGCGTTGAACAGATGGAGAAAGAGAGGGATCTCGCGTGTGCCTGCGGTTTATGGAGTGTCTATGAGGTTCACACCAGGAAGAGTAAGCGTGTTGAGGGATGGGTCAATAGTTGTTGAGGTTCCAGGGATTGAGATAGGACAAGGGCTATGGACAAAGGTGAAACAGATGGTTGCATTTTCACTTGGACTGATCCAGTGCGGTACTACAAGCGATGAGCTTCTAGACAAGATCCGTGTCATCCAAGCAGACACGTTGAGTTTAGTACAAGGCTCGATAACTGGTGGTAGCACAACCTCTGTGGCTAGCAGTGAAGCGGCGAGGATTTGCTGTGATGGCTTAGTGGAAAGGCTTTTACCTGTACATGCTGCTTTGGTGGAGAAAACAGGAGGACCTGTGACTTGGGATAGCCTCATCAGTCAG GCTTATCAACAATCTATAAACATGTCGGTTAGTAACGTATACACGCCGGATATCTCCACTGGATACTACCTTAACTATGGAGTTGCAGCAAGCGAG GTTGAAGTAAACATATTGACTGGTGAAACAACGATTCTGCGCACGGATATTATCTATGATTGCGGGAAAAGTCTCAATCCTGCTGTGGATTTAGGACAG ATTGAAGGAGCATTTGTTCAAGGACTTGGGTTCTTCATGCTCGAAGAGTACCTAATGAACTCAGACGGTCTCATAGTGACAGACAGTACATGGACTTACAAGATACCAACGGTCGACACAATCCCAAGACAGTTTAATGTTGAGATTCTCAACAGTGGACACCACAAGAACCGCGTTCTTTCATCCAAAG CTTCGGGTGAACCACCGTTGCTTTTAGCGGCTTCTGTTCACTGTGCGGTCCGAGCAGCTGTTAAAGAAGCCAAGAAGCAGATTCAGACCTGGAGTAATAATAACGGACAAGGGATTGATCTGAGCTTTGACTTGCCTGTTCCAGCAACAATGCCTGTTGTGAAGGACTTTTGTGGACTTGATGTTGTTGAGAAATACTTGGAATGGAACATTCACCAGAAGAAGAACTTTTGA